aacaaaaaactcattgAGTTTGTCAATTAAAGGGACAATACTATGTAATTTTTCACCATTCAGGTTTGCAAATACCAAAGTGTGCTGCTGTAGGAGATGCTGGAAAATGATCACTTTGATTTGGGATGGCAATTTTGTAGTaactcttaaaattaaatatacaccTACCTAGCAGTCCCATTTCTGGGAAGCTACTCTATAGAAATAAAAGCCTCAGTATGTATTGTAGCAGTGCtatgatggaaaaaaaagaaaataacttaaaagaCCATCAAAAATGTAATGGTACATAAATTGTATCATATTGGTAAATAAGTATGTACTGTGTATGCAGCTGTTAGAAAGAAGGAAGACAAGGAGAAATAGAAGGAAAGGGGAAATGAGTGATTCATTTAACAATGTGATGGTACAATTCAGCATTCAATATAAGTACAATGCATAGTTGGACCTCTATCTTATACCATATACAGAAATACATTCCAGGGGGAGATGGAAAAGAGACAGAGGCATGGGAGAGATCGAGAGATATCTGTAGTTACTGACCAGAAGAATATATCAAGTGAGAAAAGCAATTACAGAGAAATAATGTGGCTTGCTGTTTCTGTAGAAAGGACAACAAATTTCCTTTAGGCAAATGGAGAAAACATGGAAGGATATACATTATGTTCTTAACATTTGTtacctggggagaaaaaaaaaaaggtaaggcaAAGAATGGAAGAGGGGAAGATATAGTGTGTATacaccatttatttttctttatctagtTTTCCATTGTtgaaattttatgaatttttcaattttctattaacatcctatttaaaaattttattagagaACAAGGTAATATAAAAAGTACCAAAGTATACTTGGGGCAAAATTGTGGAACTAGTCAATGTAAATTTGGTGCACAGTAATTAATAACTTCTTTAACCTCTGACACCAAAACTGTTCTCAAAAGTTCACAcaacatattttacatttaatcatTCCACAACTTCTGCAATAGTATAACGAATCTTTAGGGTGTTTTCACCAAACCATAGACATAAATGTGAATATCATCATCAAACTTAATGAAGTAGACAGATGGCTTGGCCACAACTTGGTGGATGAAAATGCCGGTTCTCTTGGACCCATCATCTTTGGCGTGCTCCACCTGCTTGCCCACAAGGCTGTCGACAACTTCTCCAGGCTCCCGTTCTGCTGCAGGGAAATAGTAGTTGGAATCTGGAATGATGCGCAGGTCACCATCTTTGTAGTCAtccagcagtgtgtacatataaaGGACTGGATCTTTCTCATAGGTGATGTAAAACCAAGTGTCCATCACAGGAGCTCGTGCCAGGACCATGCCCTTCCATTCATCTTTCGTACCGTGCTCACCCTCAAACACATGACCTACTGCCTTGCCAATCAGGGAATCTGCCAGGCGCGAATCAATGCGAGGAGTTGGCACTCTCTCAGGAAGGATCTCTAGCGCTAAAACTCTCTTATCTCGGTGCAGTTCTAGCCCATACACACTATCCTTGCCATCATATTTGATGATGTAGAGAGTGGGCTTCACGGAAACCTGCTCAAGCACGGTGCCTTTCCACTGCTCCACAGGCTCGTTGCCTTCCTTCCAGCCGTGTTGAATGCGGCAGCCAACTATGTTTCTACGGGTGAGGAAAGTGGGCTTGCGCCGCTGCTTCCTGTGGGTGTGCCTTTTCTTCATCAGGTATGCGGACACGCCATCTACGCCCATTGGAGGCACTGTTGGGGGCGACATGGCTAGGGTTTAAGGAGGCTCGGCAACGTTGACACTTGCTAGATTAAACTAACAAAAAGTCAACGCTATCCAGTATGAGATCTTTCTTTCGTGATCTCCCAAAAAAGACAGATCCTGTCCTGTCCGTTCTCCTCCTTTCCCGAAAGGCAAGACTCTCACTAAGGCTTGGCAGAAACGCTCTAACTCTGGGCACTAGAACAGAGGGGGCCTCTTGACAGTGTTCCCTCCCGCTCCGGAGAGGTATCTGCAAGCAGTGGCGGTTGCCGCTGGAGATGGCGGGCTTGCGTGTGTTGTCCGCGCCTTGAGCCCGCCCCGACTCCCAACCCTAAGTCCCCAGAATTGACCACTTAGCTGTTATCGATGGTGCGATGGATGCAGAACGGCGACGGAGGAGAGGACGGGAAAGAGATAAGAGGACGGCAGCAGCGCCAAAGTCGCCGGTGGCGGCGGTTCTTTGAGAAGTCCGCGCGGCCTCGGTTTAGCAATGTTTCTCTGCTCGGCCTAACTCTGGCGCCAGGGTTTTTGCCGCTTCGGGAACCCGACCCCTCCGAGCCCGCCAGAGCCTCAgcctcggccccgcccccgcccccgccattcCGCCTTCCGCTCagccagcagcagcaacagcagcagcagggcggGTTAGTGCGCACACTGCTTTCGTCCACATAGTCTCAGGCTCTCCTTCATTTCCTCACGCGCTCCCCGACTGCTTCCCTCAAACCCAAGCCAGACTGTCTGGCTCCCCTCCTCCTACTCTCTGGCCG
This genomic interval from Bos indicus x Bos taurus breed Angus x Brahman F1 hybrid chromosome X, Bos_hybrid_MaternalHap_v2.0, whole genome shotgun sequence contains the following:
- the SPIN4 gene encoding spindlin-4, whose translation is MSPPTVPPMGVDGVSAYLMKKRHTHRKQRRKPTFLTRRNIVGCRIQHGWKEGNEPVEQWKGTVLEQVSVKPTLYIIKYDGKDSVYGLELHRDKRVLALEILPERVPTPRIDSRLADSLIGKAVGHVFEGEHGTKDEWKGMVLARAPVMDTWFYITYEKDPVLYMYTLLDDYKDGDLRIIPDSNYYFPAAEREPGEVVDSLVGKQVEHAKDDGSKRTGIFIHQVVAKPSVYFIKFDDDIHIYVYGLVKTP